One genomic region from Stackebrandtia nassauensis DSM 44728 encodes:
- a CDS encoding radical SAM/SPASM domain-containing protein: MTTVTYGPSKYVSFAFDNDGALIVQSTRTGAIGVVPSDKAEDARKALLPGSTVSNTSDGILKDLKDGGFLVPSTMDEDQLVHDRYIKRYQKNRLDLILMPTEQCNFRCVYCYESFIRGEMSPELVAGLHSFIAAEHRVNGLESLNVSWFGGEPLLAADLVLDTTRSLADYCRANGIASKFSATTNGYLLKPGYAEKVVQAGVRHFQITLDGTKHDHDKRRVDIDGAETFDVIMANLRHLKSTDLDFTIMLRHNFDPEGLRRLDDYIDMIQREFSDDPRYTTHFAAIGKWGGAKDDDLVVCEGRTGPQAIAHARGLAISAGFKVDLLENGLKPEGSICYAADPRSFVIGSDGTVYKCTVELDYHERNMVGKLHPDGTMDLDWRKLALWCETDGTDPGKKCNSCYFGGACHGAACPKEWMDEDDCHCPPSKQVIRETLPLVRRNFAAGVQR, from the coding sequence CGGCGCGCTGATCGTGCAGTCCACCCGAACCGGAGCGATCGGCGTCGTACCGTCCGACAAGGCCGAGGACGCCCGCAAGGCCTTGCTGCCGGGCAGCACGGTGAGCAACACATCGGACGGAATCCTCAAAGACTTGAAGGACGGAGGATTCCTGGTACCCAGCACCATGGACGAAGACCAGCTGGTGCACGACCGGTACATCAAGCGGTACCAGAAGAACCGGCTCGACCTCATTCTCATGCCGACAGAGCAGTGCAACTTTCGATGCGTCTACTGCTACGAATCGTTCATCAGGGGCGAGATGTCTCCCGAACTCGTGGCCGGACTGCACAGCTTCATCGCGGCAGAACACAGGGTCAACGGATTGGAGAGCCTGAACGTCTCCTGGTTCGGCGGCGAACCGCTACTAGCCGCCGACCTGGTGCTCGACACCACTCGCAGCCTGGCAGATTACTGTCGTGCCAACGGGATCGCGTCGAAGTTCAGCGCCACGACCAACGGCTACCTCCTCAAGCCCGGCTACGCCGAGAAGGTCGTCCAAGCCGGGGTACGCCATTTCCAGATCACATTGGACGGAACCAAACACGACCATGACAAGCGACGCGTCGACATCGATGGGGCCGAGACATTCGACGTCATCATGGCGAACCTCCGCCATCTCAAGTCCACAGATCTCGACTTCACCATCATGTTGCGACACAATTTCGATCCCGAAGGTCTGCGGCGCCTCGACGACTACATCGACATGATTCAGCGGGAATTCAGCGATGACCCCCGATACACCACGCATTTCGCTGCCATAGGCAAATGGGGAGGCGCCAAAGACGACGACCTCGTGGTCTGTGAGGGCCGTACCGGCCCGCAAGCGATCGCCCACGCGCGGGGCCTGGCCATTTCCGCCGGTTTCAAAGTCGACCTGCTCGAGAACGGCCTGAAGCCCGAGGGTTCCATTTGCTACGCCGCTGATCCACGAAGCTTCGTCATCGGTTCCGACGGAACCGTCTACAAATGCACCGTCGAACTCGACTACCACGAACGCAATATGGTCGGCAAACTTCATCCCGACGGCACTATGGACCTCGATTGGCGCAAACTCGCCCTATGGTGCGAGACCGACGGCACCGACCCGGGCAAGAAGTGCAACTCGTGCTACTTCGGGGGCGCATGTCACGGTGCCGCCTGTCCGAAGGAATGGATGGACGAGGACGACTGCCACTGCCCACCAAGCAAACAGGTGATTCGAGAAACGCTTCCCCTTGTGCGGCGCAACTTCGCGGCGGGCGTTCAACGATGA
- a CDS encoding flavoprotein yields the protein MPGITTLPCGRVLVGISGSVLAAEITSYLRALRSRLASEIVVFVTTSARQFVTLDMLKLYADDIVLADRPGRFRVPHIDGPDWADVFAIVPASANTLGKAANGIADDLLSTAMVAADKPIFFAPAMNVRMWRSAPVRRNVQRLREDGHYIVEPDVGLALSSGLAEGVAPTAEKVLSHLWHFRMRQLRDDYWDEAISVAPRPPAALTAATRTSLPLTVASGSGK from the coding sequence GTGCCCGGTATCACAACCCTCCCTTGCGGACGGGTGCTCGTCGGTATCTCCGGCTCCGTCCTCGCCGCCGAGATCACGAGCTACCTGCGGGCGCTCCGCAGCAGACTGGCCAGCGAGATCGTCGTCTTCGTGACCACGTCAGCGCGGCAGTTCGTGACACTCGACATGCTGAAGCTCTACGCCGACGACATCGTCCTGGCCGACCGCCCCGGTCGCTTCCGGGTACCTCACATCGACGGCCCGGATTGGGCGGACGTCTTCGCGATCGTCCCCGCCTCGGCGAACACACTCGGCAAGGCCGCCAACGGAATAGCCGACGATCTCCTGTCAACGGCGATGGTCGCCGCGGACAAGCCGATCTTCTTCGCCCCGGCCATGAACGTGAGGATGTGGCGATCGGCCCCGGTGCGTCGAAACGTACAGCGGCTCAGGGAGGACGGGCATTACATCGTCGAACCCGATGTCGGGTTGGCGTTGTCGAGTGGGCTCGCCGAAGGGGTCGCCCCAACGGCCGAGAAGGTGTTGTCTCATTTGTGGCACTTCAGAATGCGGCAACTCCGGGACGACTACTGGGATGAGGCGATCAGTGTCGCGCCCCGTCCGCCTGCCGCGTTGACGGCGGCCACAAGGACCAGTCTGCCGTTGACCGTGGCGAGTGGTTCCGGGAAGTAG
- a CDS encoding AfsR/SARP family transcriptional regulator — translation MTVVTPRSRLRRAVIAALALHRGTPVSVGRLADLLWDNPPSSAAANLRSIISTLRREFDMIHQGESKKLRTVLHDGYQLDLSAHALDLDQFRALAVDARHNIRNGAASQAIGLCRQAMRLWRGPFGTGLPASRWLDGQAVAVNAAYRDVKRDYFTARLLANDWHLLTAEIQTLLGECVDSDRTWQLAMIAQFHANGAAAGLRSFEQCRQHYRETLGLDPPTETFRLHRAFLTRDSKQIGEILRAPYQRADSI, via the coding sequence ATGACTGTGGTGACGCCGCGGTCCCGGTTGCGGCGCGCCGTGATCGCGGCATTGGCACTCCATCGTGGAACACCGGTATCGGTTGGCAGACTGGCGGATCTGCTGTGGGACAACCCGCCGAGCTCCGCGGCCGCGAACCTGCGCAGCATCATCAGTACGCTGCGACGCGAATTCGACATGATTCACCAGGGGGAGTCCAAGAAGCTGAGGACAGTTCTCCATGATGGATATCAGCTCGACTTGTCCGCCCACGCCCTGGACCTCGATCAGTTTCGCGCGCTCGCGGTCGATGCCCGGCACAACATCAGGAACGGTGCCGCCTCCCAGGCCATCGGACTCTGCCGACAGGCGATGCGGTTGTGGCGAGGACCGTTCGGAACCGGCCTTCCCGCCAGTCGATGGCTCGACGGCCAGGCGGTCGCCGTCAACGCCGCCTATCGCGACGTGAAACGCGACTACTTCACGGCGCGGCTGCTCGCGAATGACTGGCACCTGCTGACAGCCGAGATACAAACGCTGCTCGGTGAGTGCGTGGACTCGGACCGGACGTGGCAGCTGGCGATGATCGCCCAGTTCCACGCGAACGGTGCCGCTGCCGGACTGCGCAGCTTCGAACAATGCCGTCAGCACTACCGGGAGACGCTGGGCCTCGACCCGCCGACCGAAACATTCAGGCTTCACCGGGCGTTCCTGACCCGGGACAGCAAGCAGATCGGCGAGATCCTCCGCGCGCCCTATCAACGAGCCGATTCGATCTAA
- a CDS encoding DUF6189 family protein: MDLTDFITTSESVIERLVDKLGDDALMRRYADSIRGNSGAGEWQIAMEDLVALLRQHKIPVTATDLRDLNAVFGYLSQSPSEEVSSRAQTSLDNDVSKLTVV; encoded by the coding sequence ATGGACCTGACCGACTTCATCACCACCAGCGAGTCCGTCATCGAGCGCCTCGTCGACAAACTCGGCGACGACGCCCTCATGCGCCGCTACGCCGACTCGATCCGAGGCAACTCCGGCGCCGGCGAATGGCAGATCGCGATGGAGGACCTGGTCGCCCTCCTACGGCAGCACAAGATCCCGGTCACCGCCACCGACCTGCGCGACCTCAACGCGGTCTTCGGCTACCTCTCCCAATCACCCAGCGAAGAGGTCAGCTCCCGAGCCCAGACCTCCCTGGACAACGACGTCTCCAAACTCACCGTCGTCTGA
- a CDS encoding EndoU domain-containing protein, which translates to MIGKLLLLLTAVGMSAMAKGGGGKGPRRPKGGRGGGGKSFGLTADEVDMLLNKSTTSAPPPAPSRKSGGKNGWDDRQPNEPDPRKTMPNLGDTTQRRGHILDGDKNDPTSGGHRYGTNRPGKTEFPKHWTDDQIMDMVNDVARNPDSQPLPRPNGAGYEVQGQRAGVTIRVILNADGTVWSAHPLDGGLGVKKNPR; encoded by the coding sequence GTGATCGGCAAACTCCTTCTCCTGCTGACGGCCGTCGGCATGTCCGCGATGGCCAAGGGCGGCGGCGGCAAGGGCCCCCGACGCCCCAAGGGCGGCCGGGGCGGCGGCGGCAAGAGCTTCGGGCTGACGGCCGACGAAGTCGACATGCTGCTCAACAAGTCCACGACGAGCGCCCCACCGCCCGCGCCCTCCCGCAAGTCGGGCGGCAAGAACGGCTGGGACGACCGCCAGCCCAACGAACCCGACCCGCGCAAGACCATGCCGAACCTGGGCGACACCACCCAACGCCGGGGCCACATCCTGGACGGTGACAAGAACGACCCCACCTCCGGCGGCCACCGCTACGGCACCAACCGCCCGGGCAAGACCGAGTTCCCCAAGCACTGGACCGACGACCAGATCATGGACATGGTCAACGACGTCGCCCGCAACCCCGACTCCCAACCGCTACCCCGCCCCAACGGAGCGGGCTACGAAGTCCAGGGCCAGCGCGCCGGTGTCACCATTAGGGTGATCCTCAACGCCGACGGCACGGTCTGGTCGGCGCACCCCCTCGACGGGGGCCTGGGCGTGAAGAAGAACCCGCGGTGA
- a CDS encoding type VII secretion target, producing MKVVAKKLRDHADSIDDAIDAFKLSEAASKHVKAGNDAFGTLCQWLPPILDAKRDRLDGLMKKAKDILTDDAKAMRTIADEYETTDKDNAVEVEKTIGDLKDVGWV from the coding sequence ATGAAGGTCGTCGCCAAGAAGCTCCGCGACCACGCCGACAGCATCGACGACGCCATCGACGCGTTCAAGCTGTCCGAAGCCGCCAGCAAACACGTCAAGGCGGGCAACGACGCCTTCGGGACCCTGTGCCAGTGGCTGCCGCCGATCCTCGACGCGAAGCGCGACCGGCTGGACGGCCTGATGAAGAAGGCCAAGGACATCCTCACCGACGACGCCAAGGCCATGCGCACCATCGCCGACGAGTACGAGACCACCGACAAGGACAACGCGGTCGAGGTCGAGAAGACCATCGGCGACCTCAAGGACGTCGGATGGGTGTGA
- a CDS encoding YbaB/EbfC family nucleoid-associated protein — MSEEGPRQAEDWVSQLQLRAAKQLEETQRMQAELEKLSITSTNSDKSVTVSIDASGIMTDLKLTEAVKNSSAADLAAEILAMQHKAQNQLGKAASQVVKDSVGLETATGEAVMNGYRKRFSKKAMEAREEARKKGDKS, encoded by the coding sequence ATGTCGGAGGAGGGCCCTCGGCAGGCCGAGGACTGGGTGTCGCAGCTGCAACTGCGGGCGGCCAAACAGCTGGAGGAAACCCAGCGGATGCAGGCTGAGCTCGAAAAGCTGAGCATCACCTCGACGAACTCCGACAAGTCCGTGACCGTCTCCATCGACGCCAGCGGGATCATGACCGACCTGAAGCTGACCGAGGCGGTCAAGAACTCCTCGGCCGCCGACCTCGCCGCCGAGATCCTCGCCATGCAGCACAAGGCGCAGAACCAGCTGGGCAAGGCCGCGTCCCAGGTCGTCAAGGACTCGGTGGGCCTCGAGACCGCCACCGGCGAGGCCGTCATGAACGGCTACCGCAAACGGTTCAGCAAGAAGGCCATGGAGGCAAGGGAAGAAGCGCGCAAGAAGGGTGACAAGTCGTGA
- a CDS encoding WXG100 family type VII secretion target, translated as MNDNPLIADVDESTTGTSGLWLVEDTQLLIDAIESGSWVDGVIGGITVGLDVLSAVLDPLGALVSMAIGWLIEHIKPLRDALEKVTGDADKVRSYAKTWDNVSAKLVGAGTDLQSAVHKDLETWQSPAANAYSIHADYTTNAVGGVGALAGVLAAATEGAGMLVATTRAIVRDLIAECVTTLLVRIPLWLAEIGLTLGLGTGWVIAQVDSLIAKWVARITSYLNSLVASLSNLQALLA; from the coding sequence GTGAACGACAATCCGCTGATCGCTGACGTCGACGAGTCCACCACCGGCACGTCCGGGCTGTGGCTGGTGGAGGACACCCAGCTGCTCATCGACGCGATCGAGTCGGGCTCCTGGGTGGACGGCGTGATCGGCGGTATCACCGTCGGCCTGGACGTCCTGTCGGCAGTCTTGGATCCGTTGGGCGCCTTGGTCTCCATGGCGATCGGCTGGCTCATCGAGCACATCAAGCCCTTGCGTGACGCGCTGGAGAAGGTCACCGGCGACGCCGACAAGGTGAGGTCCTACGCCAAGACCTGGGACAACGTCTCCGCCAAACTCGTCGGCGCCGGAACCGACCTGCAATCCGCCGTCCACAAGGATCTGGAGACCTGGCAGAGCCCGGCCGCGAACGCGTACTCGATCCACGCCGACTACACGACCAACGCCGTGGGTGGCGTCGGAGCGCTCGCCGGGGTCCTGGCCGCGGCCACCGAGGGGGCCGGGATGCTGGTCGCCACCACCCGCGCGATCGTGCGCGACCTGATCGCCGAATGCGTGACGACCCTGCTGGTGCGGATCCCGCTGTGGCTGGCCGAGATCGGCCTGACCCTGGGGCTGGGGACGGGATGGGTGATCGCCCAGGTCGACTCGCTGATCGCCAAGTGGGTCGCCCGGATCACCAGCTACCTCAACTCGCTGGTCGCCAGCCTCTCCAACCTGCAGGCGCTGCTGGCCTGA
- a CDS encoding phosphonoacetaldehyde reductase, with protein sequence MTLPDDRDVRFGDDAILDTWQLVSKLDGKRAVLICGQHAFDASGANRCLDELTKVAEVRRWSEFHPNTDAADLIHGLRVVEEFKPDLVLGVGGGSAMDMAKLLCAYQGITDAEQLHAAIRTGAAITERRLKLVLAPTTSGSGSEATHFAVVYIGNDKYSIAGPAMLPDTVILDPKLTLTASPYQRATSGIDALAQATESLWASGASDASRGFARAAIDLLVPALPEFVNNPSSEVAGRMAQGSHLAGRAIDVSKTTAAHALSYGFTKSYGVSHGHAVALTLGAFIEAHAKATPDNLQPSVDPATHAEGMRTLLAAFGAADAADARARFDAIAEECGLPLKLAEHGITTREQVADLASRVNVERLGNNPVVFTKEQLTELVAAGLSG encoded by the coding sequence GTGACACTGCCCGACGACCGCGATGTCCGCTTCGGTGACGACGCGATCCTCGACACCTGGCAACTGGTGTCCAAGCTGGACGGTAAGCGCGCCGTGCTCATCTGCGGCCAGCACGCCTTCGACGCGTCCGGGGCCAACCGCTGCCTCGACGAACTGACCAAGGTCGCCGAGGTCCGCCGCTGGAGCGAGTTCCACCCCAACACCGACGCCGCCGACCTCATCCACGGCCTGCGTGTCGTCGAGGAGTTCAAACCCGACCTGGTGCTGGGCGTCGGCGGCGGCAGTGCCATGGACATGGCGAAACTGCTGTGCGCCTACCAGGGCATCACCGACGCCGAGCAGCTGCACGCGGCGATCCGCACCGGCGCGGCCATCACCGAGCGCCGCCTCAAACTCGTGCTGGCGCCCACCACGTCCGGCTCCGGCTCCGAGGCCACCCACTTCGCCGTGGTCTACATCGGCAACGACAAGTACTCCATCGCCGGTCCCGCGATGCTGCCCGACACGGTCATCCTCGATCCCAAGCTCACCCTCACCGCCTCGCCCTACCAGCGCGCCACCTCCGGCATCGACGCCCTGGCCCAGGCGACCGAGAGCCTGTGGGCCTCGGGCGCCTCCGACGCGAGCCGCGGCTTCGCCCGGGCGGCCATCGACCTGCTGGTCCCGGCGCTGCCGGAGTTCGTCAACAACCCGTCCAGCGAGGTCGCGGGCCGGATGGCCCAGGGCAGCCACCTCGCGGGCCGCGCCATCGACGTCTCCAAGACCACCGCCGCCCACGCCCTGTCCTACGGCTTCACCAAGTCCTACGGTGTCAGCCACGGCCACGCGGTCGCCCTGACCCTGGGCGCGTTCATCGAAGCCCACGCGAAGGCGACCCCCGACAACCTGCAACCCAGCGTCGACCCGGCCACCCACGCCGAGGGCATGCGCACCCTGCTGGCCGCGTTCGGAGCCGCCGACGCCGCCGACGCCCGGGCCCGCTTCGACGCCATCGCCGAGGAATGCGGCCTCCCCCTTAAGCTCGCCGAGCACGGCATCACGACCCGCGAACAGGTCGCCGACCTGGCCTCGCGCGTCAACGTCGAGCGGCTGGGCAACAACCCGGTCGTGTTCACCAAGGAACAGCTCACCGAACTGGTCGCGGCCGGCCTGTCCGGCTGA